Below is a genomic region from Drosophila albomicans strain 15112-1751.03 chromosome 2R, ASM965048v2, whole genome shotgun sequence.
CATTACGATGGCATTGTCCGGCATCACACAAGCGCTCAATCTAAAGGCGGCTCTAGAGTATCAGGATGGGAATGTGGAGGCTGCACGGGACGCACTGCTCGATCTACCACCACGGGCAGAGAGTGAACTGGATCCGGTAACGTTGCACAACATGGCCTTGACGGATGCTCAAGGACCTGTGGCTGGTCTGCGTAAATTGGCCTTTCTGCTGCAGTTGGGTGCACCAGCCTGCCCCAAGGAGACGTTTGCCAACATCTTGCTCACCTGCTGCAAGCACGAGCTCTACGAGACCGCTGCCGACATTCTGGCCGAGCACACAGATCTCACCTACAAATATCTTTCGCAGTATCTGTACGAGCTGCTGGATGCGCTGATCACGGCCCAAACCAGCGGCGAGTTGGCCGAAAAGAAACTGGGAACGCTCGCCTCCAGCTTGTCGGGGAAATTGCGCAGCCTGGCCGCCCGAGTGCAAGAGGTGAGAGCCACCAGCGAGCAGCAGGCACTACGCGATGCACTCAAGGATTACGAACAGGCACTGGAGCTGTAAGCTCAGCAGGATCATCCTTCCAGACAGATGGATTAATACATTTTCTCTTTCATAGTTATCTCCCAGTGGTTATGGCGCGAGCCTGGATCTCCTGGCGTGAGGATGATTTCCTGGGTGCCGAGCGTGAGTTTCGGTCCAGCGCAGAGTTCTGCTCCGAGAATGCCATCTGCTCCGTATGGCGCTTGAATGCAGGACATGTGCTCTTTATGCAGGACAAGTACAAGGAGGCGGCAGCTTTCTATGAACCCATTGTCCGTCAGCACTCGGATGACGTGAGTAAAATCGGTTCATTATGATGCATCCTTTTACGCAAACAATCGTTTTCATTCTTTTGGCAGATTATGTCCGTTTCGGCTGCTGTGCTGGCCAATTTGTGCGTCTCCTACATTATGACCTTTCAAAACGAGGAGGCCGAGGAACTCATGCGGAAAGTGGAGAACGCCGAAGAGCTGAAGGGTAACCAGGGCAAGCAGTACCATCATCTGTGCATTGTCAACCTGGTCGTGGGCACCTTGTACTGCGCCAAATCCAACTATGAGTTCGGACTCTCGCGCATCGCGCACGCTCTCGAGGGTGGATCGGGTGCGCGTCTCTATGCGGACACCTGGCTTCATGTGAAACGCTGTATGCTCGGATTGCTCACAGGTATGGCGAAGCAGAATATCATTTTACCCTATCCGGCCGTCCAGGAGGTGCTCAACTTTCTCAAATCTTGCGAAGCTTACGGCCTATTCACACCAGCAAACATCTATACGGCCACGGAGCAGATACCCAAGGAACCATTGACCATTGGCCTCGAGGCCAGAAAACTTCGACTGCTGCTAATCAAGCTAAGCGAATACGAAAACTATTAAATCTACTGTTCGACTATTAtctataaaaattaagaaagctacagtcgagcaTGCTCGAGtgagaaataaaatttttaataaaagcaaaacattgcgaATGTAATATTATCgtcaaagtataccaaatgaatacaCCGGAAACTACTTAATCCAAGTTTTATATTTGGTGTTTCGATATACTACTGTAcgctaaatataccatagattcgACCAAAGCACCCattttttgtcatataaaatgacttctttaataatttcataaaggCTTTAGgtattattgcatataccaaaaatcaaCTCGATTCGATTTACGCGGCCGGAGAACAAGTTTGATGTCTCGTCTATATAGATGTTCATAACTGCAGATAAATGGACATGGCTATGttcaagtatatatatactctatgAGGCCGGAAAGCTTCAATCTTCTTGTTAACTCTACGCTAAGAGAAATATCAAAGAAGTGAGAGATCTATACTTTAGGTTCCTTAAATAATTCCTTCAGCCTTCAGAAGGGCAATAAATATCGAAACTTCAATACAATAGACGCAGAAACAGCAGTTAAAATGAAGTATTTCGGTTTGATAGTAGAATGTTGtttctttacaatttattttataatttcaatatatgtatgctgCGTTGTTTTGTATACTATGTTGTGTATGTTGCTGCCAATGGACTACAGAGTGTACATGAGATGATtacatttgtgtttgtatgcTGTGGAGCCCGGATCACGGAACAATAATTCCTTAACTTAACGTTATCGTCGCGTCGTCAgaacttaaaaaatacacactcacccacatcacacacacacacacaaattgcaagCCAGAAGAGTTTTGTGCTTTTAAACATTAATATagatacaataatatttatatttatatatatatatcgattgGTTGGTTGATTAGAGGCGTTGGCGCCAGCAATTAAGCTAGCACAGCGGAGGTGGCCATCTCACTAACGCCACACGTATTGTCACCACGATAGACACGGTAATAACCCTGCTCGCCCCAGCGTGGACCCCACGAGTTCTTCACAATCCAATAGGGCAGCGTCTTGTGGAAATTGGGATAGTCGGAAACGCCGTAGCCAACAATCAGGACGCCATGATCGAGATTCTTCTTGGAGCAGAGTGGTGACCAGGGATGCGAAACACCGCCACGGTAGAATTGCATCGCATTGGCATTGATGCCTGTcgagaaataaataaaacaaatatattaaaaaaactcAGTCATATCAAGtaatataatcaaatttatcgCTTAGTATAAATCAAAGTGAAAGTGAACAAGTGAACTTTATAGTCTTGTAAAAGCTTTCCTTTCAAGTAACATAAGTGATGGCTTGCACCCATTACATAACGATTATAATTTAATGTGAATCAAATAAagattgaatataataatagttgtTCCTGATAAGTCTCCATAATACGTACATTTCAAAACAAAtcagaaagctacagtcgattGTTCTCGTCTGTGatcaaacttgatctgtgtgcaaacataaaaaaaatatatatatatatatatataagtctctgagatccagtgttttatacggacagacagatggtCTCggatgttgacgctgatcaagaatatattatatatactttatagggtcggagataccTCCTTATGTctgatacatacatttccgCCTGGTTCAAAGTTACAATACACTTCTACCCTATTAAATTAGCGGTTATAAAAGTGTAAAAGATTTACGCACCGATAGAGATAGGTCCATTGCTGACCAACCATTCCTGCATGGCGGTCTCATTGCCCTTGGGCAGATCGACGAAGCCAGCGACCTGAACGTGAGACAATGTTCTGTTGAAATGGCACGATTTCTTCTTAGCCTCATATGGATACTCCGACTCGTATTCCAGACCACCAATGTCCTTGATGGCTCTGCAAATGATTTTCAAGATTAACTAAAATTCATAATTCCTAATCACAATTATTTACTGGTAAGCATTGTCCATAAGTCCACCATTGCAGGCACTGTCTTTGGAATCACAGTCGAGCAGCTCCTGCTCAGAGAACTCCTGCAGATCGCCAGTTTTGACAGCATACAATCCCTCAATGTTGCCCGTCACACTGAAGGCCCAGCAGGAGCCGCAGCTGCCTTGATTCTTCACATTTGTGACTGCATTCTTCTGACGCCAGTCGAATTCTTTGGGCAAATCGCCAGCATAGGCGGGCACCACAGCAGATGCGCCACCCGTGGGCTTGTTCTCGCTGCGCTGCCAGAGACTGGCACGCTGCTTATACTCCGTGCTGGTCATGTCAGCAAAGTCAGTAATGCCATACTTGGCGCTGCCGCGCTCGTTGCTGTTCAGCTCCTCGATGGTACGCAGATTTTGACGGAAGATGCGCAAGCGCATTTGGTGTTCAATGCTGTTGGCATAGCGACGCTTGTATTTGATCTGGAATTTGTGGAACAAATGCTCGACCTTGTTGAGTGTGCGATGATTGTGCTTCTTGTGCGTCTTCTTCTCGGCCCACTCCACGGAACGACTGTGACGAGCGTGAACCGTCGGCTGGTTGCGGCACTTGAACGAAATGTCGTGACCCTTCGCCAGCCATGGTTGCGCCCAGATCTCGACAATGCAACGATGCTGCTCCTCACTGCCATCAATCAGATCTGCATCGATACGCGTCAATGTTCCCGACACAACTTGTCGCGATGCAGAGTAGACTTTCACAATTCTGCGAATAAAATGGACAATGATTATTTTGATGAAGGTTCTAGATCttttaagaattatatgtACCTGTAGTGGGGTCCCTCACCAGCGGTTAGCTTGTCCAGCGTATTCTGCAATTGCTTCTCCGCCTGCTTCTCGTCGAAAGGTTTCTTGCCACCAGGAAGAATCGGGATATCGTTGTCGATGCTGCGTTCGCTGCGTGACaactgcaaaagcaaaataagcGGAATTGTTAATTACGTTTAtgccaatttattttgtatataatcccaatttatatatagtagcGCAATACATCTAATCGCATTTATAACGTTCACTCATTAATGGGTTAATAAAAGTCAAGATCGATAATAATTTAGAATAACTTGTAGATTCGTCCAATTCGtcttctccatctccatcgGCATCGGCTTGTAGATTCATCAAATTCGTCGTCTAGAAGCCACACTCGGCGGGCACAATATAATCGTCCAGGACGCGAACGATGCGCAACTTGCCCTGAGAGTCGACGCCCATTTGGCCAGCTTCCGCTTCCACGACGTGCTTCTTGCCACTCTCGAGTTGATCCACGCTGTTGTCTCGACAACGCACCAccatggcagcagcagcaactgcctCGTTGCGTAGCCAACAGGACATGATCCAAATGTGCCGTAAACGGAGCAGCGACGATGGcttcattgtgtgtgtttattgaatttaattcgTATCAAATCttctgctgctctctctcctCGATACTGTGCAATTTTAATGGCAACGCGTGAAATTAATTAGGTGCGTATAAAAAAAGTCAGCAACGTGtacaaaaaaaacgagaaagtTGCTTTTCTAGATATAGCGATTTCGATGTTGTTTCgttgaaatgtttaaatgaGGAAcgttaatacatttttagttcTAAACAGAGCTACGGACTCAGCCTGCTTGCCTTAAATCAGTCTCAACTCAGCACGATGTCAACTATGTGTGCCCCGGGCTGAGCTGTGATCCATGACATGCCCAAAGAATGGCAGATTCATAGATAACCAATCCACTTAGTCAACCAGTGGCAATCAGCAAAGCACAACACAATAACATTTCCAAAACAAGTCAAGTTCTTTTCGACATGGCGAACATCCAATACACTTTCACATGTTTTATTAAAGCTAAATGACATAACAAGTAATCCCTATCAATATGGACAAGACCTCTAAATCCATGAGATTAGTTTATATAGAAACGCTTGGACACGAAGTATAAAAGAACATATTTTGCTTTGGTTACACATTTCATGTCCAAGTGATTATGCTCTTCGTAAGCGTACaggaaaaacataaaaaaaaggaagagaagagaagacaCTCACATGTGGCATTCTCGTATAAACCAAACCCATTCAATGCTCCGATGTTGCCCAAAACCAATTAAACCAAACATTTTGGCCTGCAAAATTCGCAGCCCTTTGGCATTGCTAGATTGCTGGGGTGTGTGCGTTGTGGCCGAGGTGAGCTTAAATGGCTGGCTCTTCCACTGTGTGGGCGTGTAATTGACGTGACTGGCAGGTGGTCCTGGAGCCAGGAGCCAGAATccagcaggcagcagctggGAGCTGGGAGCTGAGAGCAAAACGCCAGCCGGCAGACATTGCAGGTGATTTCAATGCGAGGCGGGAGAATGCAATGACAACAAtacgaaatgaaatgtaatggCAACGACGTgtgtataattaaaatagagGAACGACCGAACTGGGATCGAACTCCGGCTGCTGTTTCCGTCTGACCTGTCGCGACATGAATTCATTAAGCGGCATGTTTTTGGATTTCCCCATGTCTCCTTACCCTTACCCTTACCGTACCCCACCCCACACTCACTCTCttgtatttcaataaaaattaaaacgtaaATAATGCTTTAGCGGGCTTGTGGGCGATATCCTGTGACAAGCGTCCTGGTTTTCAATGGGAAATGGACCGTAAAATGCATTTCGATATGTTGACAGTCGTCGAGTGCTTAACACTCGATAGCATTTACCGACCCATGGATTAGAAGTTcaaatcaattcaataaatatcgAACGGTCGAACAGTTGACAGTTTCGGTTTGGCCTGGTTTCAAATGAGATTTATGCCACTGCTGAATCTATAGCCATATAATCAGGTTACCAACGATATATGCATGTACTCTCCACACCAAAAAAGGGTTGAACCAATGTCTGTTACAGTggataatttaattaatttatgtccatgtttgtgtgtttgtgtgtatgtgtttgtgcgCGTGTATATTCATTATGATTACGGGCCAGAATTATTTCAAGTTGCATCATAACGACTTGCCAAATTACTTATACGAagatatattttggtatttcgcAAACCTGATCACTTTGATAAATGTGCTATTTTTAGATCaaaatgcaatattaattCACATTTCCAGTTTGGCTTCGtgtgaattttattttcaaactaTGCCAATACGGTTAATACTTTTACCAAATTCTATATTCGATCTTTCATGCCAAGGAAAATTTATTCTTCTTCCCATCTCTTGCGCAAGTTacaattatgtttatttttaataatacacaaCAAAAGATTTCAAAAGAAAAGGGTCAATTAAAGTCACAATGactagttatttttatattttcaatccCTAAGAAGCTTATACAAATTCAACTTCACGGTAAATACTTTTACCAAATTCTATATTCTCGACAGTCGATCTATCGTGCGATGgaaaaaatattgttcttCCCATTGTATGCAAGTTacaattatgtgttttttttaaatgatacACACTAAAagattttaaaagaaaaggGTCTATAGTAGTCGCAATGactagttatttttatattttgatttagcTTATCTTCAAAATGTTTAAGGCAATTAAAGATGTTGAGTCACTTTCAATCCCTAAGCAACATATTCAGATTCATCTTCATAGGTTTGGAACAGCTTTTGTTGGCTTTCTTGAGTTTAGCATGTTAACTACGTTAAAGCGCGTCGCAGCTGGAAATCCGGTGACTTATCGTGGACACTGTGCGAGGGCGCTGCGTCAAGTTGGGTGTTAAAAGTAGAGCATCAAGGATAATGAGAGCACTTTTACACCGTGCACTAagtaagtatgtgtgtgtgtgtgtaggtgtgtttgtgtgtcgtCACCCGAGGggcgcgcacacacactttgcaCACTTTACACACTTGCTCCCATAACGGCACTTGAGGTGGCCCCCTAAgatatgcacacacatacatatacatatatagacaaGTGTATCTGAGGAGCATGAGATGAGAGAGGAGtatggggatggggatggaGTCGGAGGGCAGATGAGGCCAGAGACACCACGGGCCGGGTTAAACAGATTGCGGCCGTAATTTGAAAGCGGAAACTCATTTGATTATTAAGCTGAAATAAGTGCTGTGCACGGGGGGTGAGGGGATGAAgggggcaacagcaacagagaagACGAAAGACACGAATGGAAGGAAGAGGGAAAGAGGCATAAGACTCAGGTGCTTGCAACGCATTGAGGTGAGAAAAACGAGaagcttaaataaattcaattaaataacattttctttttattgttcgCATTTACTTTACGAGTATTTGTATATAGCGGGTAAATaggtgtgtatatatataggaCATCAACTGGGTTAgcgtgtttatgtgtgtgtgtgtgtgtgtatggcaaAGAGTgagcgtgagagagagaaaaagagatgAACATGGGAGGTGTAGAGCGTGAGAtagtgtttgtgtttgtgtttatgccgagatgataataatattcatattcatgaTGATTACGATGATGAAGCCTCTTCCTGTCCCTGCAGTGGGTTCTCCTGCTCCGactcctgttgctgctgctgctgctgttgttgttgttgttgctgctgctgttttttagTTCCGACCGCTGCTGTTCGATGGTCTTTTCGAAATTATACGCACCCACTGATAGGAAATCATCTAACCAGCGTTTCTCATTATCGTTCAGCTCCGCTGTGGGCGtggtgctgctgctactgctgctgagGCTGGGGGGGCTGTTGCTGGTGGCATCGACAGTGTCGCTCTCAAAAGGAACAGTGGATGCCTCATCAACGCTAATTGACGTTGTGGGCTCATTAGCTGGCTCAGCTTGTGGGGCTATGTTGTTGATGCTAGGGGatgacgaggaggaggaggagacagAAACGTCGGAGTTGCTGACCCTTCGTTTGCTTTGGATTTGGCTAGAGCTTTGGCCCGCTGTCAATATTTGCGACTCTAGACGAGCCATATCACTGTCGCTCAACTCGTTGCGCCGCCCACCATTGAAAATGCTGTTACTCACATATTTGCCCTCGCGTTCTTCGGATTCGGTTGCGGGAGACAATGCGTTATCGACGACATCGCTGCAATTAGAATTGACCAGTTCGCGATGTTTGTCACCCCACTGTGTGGTCAGCCAGGGTTTCTCCAGCACAACCAGGCGGCAAATGGTATCGGCATCCTTGGCCTTTGTATCGATGGCATTCAACAGTATCTCATATCGCACGCCATTCACAATTTCACGAAAGGCATCGATGATATTGACAAAGTTCATCGATAACGGCAAAAATGTCATCGCTATATTCTGCACGCCAATCAAATTGGGCGATAGATATTCTCGCTCGCCGGGATTTAGCACATGGACCAATTTAATCGGTTCCTTCGGTGATCACCTCATCTGTGCTCACAGCTATTGTGGTCTATAgaagtgttgtgtgtgtgtgtgtgtgtggttgagTGTCACaaagaaagacaaaaacagaaagcaaaacacatatatatgtttaaagaGGATACACACAACTAATAGAGTAGTTGCCTTGACAAAGAAGACAAACATATAGTTTTTGGAGCAAGGGGATTAGTGTGGTGGACTACAGCAAAGCCATGTGGTTGGAATGTGGGGTAAATGAACACAGATAATGAATACATGTATGAAAGTGTGCCcagtatgtgtatgtttgtttgcatgtgtgtgtgtgtgtgtgtgtgtgtgtgtgtgtgtgccaacaCCATTATTGCCCGAAGCCAAGCTGAAGCttagcaaaaatgttttaagttcttatcaataaaataaatctttatatttatacaacaaattacaaaaaccGTCCAGCTGCAAGTTATTTAAAGCAGAATTGCTGATTAAATTAGATTTCATATGGAATTTAGATGCcgataaacaacaaatgtttTCGTTCTTGCGCTCAGTTGCAACTGCTGAGTGACGTGAACGCATTAAGTAAGCGGTTATCGATAACTTTCGATTGCAGCAACTGTTGAGTATGAAAGCGATTGCTCATTTCGATTCTTTcaagtgcaaaataaattctcatttttattagaCAATAAGTGATAATTATGCATTGTGCGTTCCATATCTGTGGTGATTTCATCAACATAATAATTAGCTGAGCGCAGCCAGTAAATATATCGATCGATCActtgaacaaaaaaagaaatttaaagtGGTGTTGACAGCATTAATTGAGGTTGCATGCAAtggctgcaactgcaacacagctgctgctgctgccctctCCATGGGCGGCCTAATGAACTCAgcataattgcaattacattGCGGCTTGGAATCGTAGGGGAGACAGCGAAGAGCGACAaagagaagaggagaagagGCCATTTGGCCAATCAAGTCAATCACAGTAGCAACGCTTCGCTGAGCTTGTGGCAGGTCACAAAAACTAATTAACCGCCGA
It encodes:
- the LOC117576241 gene encoding tetratricopeptide repeat protein 30 homolog — its product is MLHQGIILREGHVTRTIYNLIKDKRYEDVIECIVNCGEAANTRAGLSTLGHCYYHAQKYEEAASCYEQLCQLVPKESKYRFYYAQSLYQAGIFAEALRVLKQISDKELELREQCLQLQSAILYSSEDYAGAQSLLNQRAGGTAETLNDEGCLLFQADQHEAAVQRFQTALQVGGFNPLVAYNVALAHFQRKQRAQALDYTSEIVERGMRNHPELGIGAQVDTDGSARSVGNPITMALSGITQALNLKAALEYQDGNVEAARDALLDLPPRAESELDPVTLHNMALTDAQGPVAGLRKLAFLLQLGAPACPKETFANILLTCCKHELYETAADILAEHTDLTYKYLSQYLYELLDALITAQTSGELAEKKLGTLASSLSGKLRSLAARVQEVRATSEQQALRDALKDYEQALELYLPVVMARAWISWREDDFLGAEREFRSSAEFCSENAICSVWRLNAGHVLFMQDKYKEAAAFYEPIVRQHSDDIMSVSAAVLANLCVSYIMTFQNEEAEELMRKVENAEELKGNQGKQYHHLCIVNLVVGTLYCAKSNYEFGLSRIAHALEGGSGARLYADTWLHVKRCMLGLLTGMAKQNIILPYPAVQEVLNFLKSCEAYGLFTPANIYTATEQIPKEPLTIGLEARKLRLLLIKLSEYENY
- the LOC117573862 gene encoding putative cysteine proteinase CG12163, with amino-acid sequence SPKEPIKLVHVLNPGEREYLSPNLIGVQNIAMTFLPLSMNFVNIIDAFREIVNGVRYEILLNAIDTKAKDADTICRLVVLEKPWLTTQWGDKHRELVNSNCSDVVDNALSPATESEEREGKYLSRSERSIDNDIPILPGGKKPFDEKQAEKQLQNTLDKLTAGEGPHYRIVKVYSASRQVVSGTLTRIDADLIDGSEEQHRCIVEIWAQPWLAKGHDISFKCRNQPTVHARHSRSVEWAEKKTHKKHNHRTLNKVEHLFHKFQIKYKRRYANSIEHQMRLRIFRQNLRTIEELNSNERGSAKYGITDFADMTSTEYKQRASLWQRSENKPTGGASAVVPAYAGDLPKEFDWRQKNAVTNVKNQGSCGSCWAFSVTGNIEGLYAVKTGDLQEFSEQELLDCDSKDSACNGGLMDNAYQAIKDIGGLEYESEYPYEAKKKSCHFNRTLSHVQVAGFVDLPKGNETAMQEWLVSNGPISIGINANAMQFYRGGVSHPWSPLCSKKNLDHGVLIVGYGVSDYPNFHKTLPYWIVKNSWGPRWGEQGYYRVYRGDNTCGVSEMATSAVLA
- the LOC117573863 gene encoding uncharacterized protein LOC117573863, with the translated sequence MKPSSLLRLRHIWIMSCWLRNEAVAAAAMVVRCRDNSVDQLESGKKHVVEAEAGQMGVDSQGKLRIVRVLDDYIVPAECGF